A window from Theobroma cacao cultivar B97-61/B2 chromosome 3, Criollo_cocoa_genome_V2, whole genome shotgun sequence encodes these proteins:
- the LOC18605403 gene encoding BRASSINOSTEROID INSENSITIVE 1-associated receptor kinase 1 produces MVSTVPLFFFFILFTTQCCFSANTELRALLDMKAALDPDDKYLSSWTINGDPCDRSFEGVGCNQKGQIANISLQGKGLSGKVSSAITGLKHLTGLYLHYNSLYGDIPREIANLTLLSDLYLNMNNLSGEIPPEIGNMGSLQVLQLCYNQLTGSIPTQLGSLKKLNVLALQSNQLTGAIPASLGDVGTLMRLDLSFNRLFGSIPMKIADAPLLEVLDIRNNSLSGNVPLALKRLNDGFLFQNNLGLCGSGFSSLEACNTSDHINPNRPEAYGPGTTGRPREIPETANLQLPCEPTQCSKPSKSQRGPILVGLIVVTVALSAIGILTFTQYRRRKQKLGSSFEISDSRLSTDQAKGVYRKNGSPLISLEYANGWDPLADSRNFTGFAQDVFQSFRFNLEEVETATQYFSEVNLLGKCNFSATYKGILRDGSAVAIKSISKTSCKSDDAEFLKGLNILASLKHENLVRLRGFCCSKARGECFLIYDFVPNGNLLRCLDVKDGDGQVLEWSTRVSIVKGIAKGIAYLHGYKANKPALVHQNISAEKVLIDQRFNPLLSDSGLHNLLTNDIVFAALKASAAMGYLAPEYTSTGRFTEKSDVYAYGVLVFQVLSGKRKVTSLVRLGAESCRFQDFIDPNLHGRFFEYEAAKLARIAWLCTHDSPIERPSMDAVVQELGNCSSCL; encoded by the exons ATGGTTTCTACAGTacctctcttctttttctttattctcttCACTACCCAATGTTGTTTCAGTGCAAATACTGAGCTGAGAGCACTCCTGGATATGAAAGCTGCTTTAGACCCAGATGACAAATATCTCTCTTCATGGACCATCAATGGTGACCCTTGTGATCGTTCTTTTGAAGGTGTCGGCTGTAACCAGAAAGGGCAAATAGCCAACATTTCTTTGCAAGGGAAGGGGCTTTCTGGCAAAGTCTCATCAGCTATTACTGGGCTTAAGCACTTGACAGGGCTTTACTTGCATTACAACTCTTTGTATGGAGATATACCAAGAGAAATAGCTAACTTGACTCTGCTCAGTGATTtatatttgaatatgaatAATCTCTCTGGTGAGATTCCTCCGGAGATTGGTAACATGGGTAGCTTGCAAG TGTTGCAGCTCTGTTATAACCAGCTCACTGGAAGCATACCGACGCAGTTGGGATCTTTGAAGAAGCTTAATGTTCTTGCCCTGCAATCGAACCAACTTACTGGTGCAATCCCTGCAAGTCTAGGAGATGTGGGTACATTGATGAGGCTTGATTTGAGCTTCAATCGTCTATTTGGTTCAATCCCTATGAAAATAGCTGATGCTCCTCTGCTTGAAGTTCTAGACATCCGAAACAATTCTCTTTCTGGCAATGTTCCTCTTG CCCTTAAGAGACTGAATGATGGGTTCCTGTTTCAAAATAATCTGGGTCTATGTGGGTCTGGTTTTTCATCACTGGAAGCTTGCAATACTTCTGATCATATTAATCCAAACAGACCTGAGGCGTATGGACCAGGGACAACTGGTCGTCCTAGAGAAATACCAGAGACAGCAAATCTGCAGTTACCTTGTGAGCCAACTCAGTGCTCAAAGCCATCAAAATCTCAAAGGGGTCCTATTCTTGTGGGCCTAATTGTTGTCACAGTTGCATTATCAGCTATAGGAATCCTCACATTCACACAATACCGTCGCCGGAAACAGAAGCTTGGTAGTTCATTTGAAATTTCTGATAGCCGTCTTAGCACTGATCAAGCCAAGGGAGTATACAGGAAGAATGGCTCTCCACTCATTAGCCTTGAGTATGCTAATGGTTGGGATCCTTTGGCTGATAGCAGGAATTTCACTGGCTTTGCCCAAGATGTCTTTCAAAGCTTTAGGTTCAATTTAGAAGAGGTGGAGACAGCTACTCAGTACTTTTCAGAGGTAAATTTATTGGGGAAGTGTAACTTTTCTGCAACCTATAAAGGGATTCTGAGGGATGGATCTGCTGTTGCTATTAAAAGCATCAGTAAAACTAGTTGCAAATCTGATGATGCAGAGTTCTTGAAGGGCTTGAATATTTTGGCTTCATTGAAGCATGAGAATTTAGTGCGATTGAGAGGATTTTGTTGTTCAAAGGCCCGGGGAGAGTGCTTTCtaatttatgattttgttCCCAATGGGAATTTGCTACGCTGTCTTGATGTGAAGGATGGTGATGGCCAGGTCCTGGAATGGTCCACTAGAGTTTCCATAGTTAAAGGCATAGCCAAAG GTATAGCATATTTGCATGGGTACAAAGCAAACAAACCGGCTCTGGTTCACCAAAATATTTCAGCTGAAAAAGTGCTCATTGATCAGCGATTCAACCCACTGCTTTCAGATTCTGGCTTGCACAACCTACTTACCAATGACATTGTCTTCGCAGCACTCAAGGCCAGTGCTGCTATGGGTTACTTAGCTCCTGAATACACTAGTACAGGCCGTTTTACTGAGAAGAGTGATGTTTATGCATATGGAGTTCTTGTTTTCCAAGTCCTTTCTGGGAAGCGAAAAGTTACTAGCTTGGTACGTCTTGGAGCTGAATCTTGTCGATTCCAAGATTTTATTGACCCAAACCTCCATGGTAGGTTCTTTGAATATGAAGCAGCTAAACTTGCAAGAATTGCTTGGCTTTGCACTCATGACTCTCCTATCGAAAGACCATCTATGGACGCAGTTGTTCAAGAACTGGGTAACTGCAGTAGCTGTCTCTAG